In a single window of the Synechococcus sp. HK05 genome:
- a CDS encoding A24 family peptidase produces the protein MQPPLSPELALIAALLGACIGSFLNVVAWRLPRQESVVKPRSHCPRCGSTLRWFENIPVLSWLLLRGRCRHCGTAIAVRYPAVELLCAGLFVAAAAAPAAVSAAGSSLPGAPQWLVVGGGWLLISLLLPMLLIDLDQLWLPEPLCRWGVVLGLGVSAMAGFSQGDATGRQLLLWHLLAASAGLLGFEATSALAQKLLGKPALGLGDAKLAALLGAWLGLTGVGLSVILSVFAGALFGVLGLLSGRLKRGQPFPFGPFLGGAGLAVWCAGNGFWLQRFSEWLGWGAL, from the coding sequence ATGCAGCCTCCCCTCTCCCCCGAGCTCGCCCTGATCGCGGCCCTGCTGGGGGCCTGCATCGGCAGCTTTCTCAACGTGGTGGCCTGGCGCCTACCCCGCCAGGAATCGGTGGTGAAGCCCCGCAGCCATTGCCCCCGCTGCGGCAGCACCCTTCGCTGGTTCGAGAACATCCCCGTGCTGAGCTGGCTGCTGCTGCGGGGCCGTTGCCGCCATTGCGGCACAGCCATCGCCGTGCGGTACCCCGCTGTGGAGCTCCTCTGCGCAGGCTTATTTGTGGCGGCCGCAGCCGCGCCCGCGGCCGTGAGCGCGGCGGGCTCCAGCCTGCCGGGAGCCCCCCAATGGCTGGTGGTGGGGGGCGGTTGGCTGCTGATCAGCCTGTTGCTGCCGATGCTGCTGATCGATCTCGATCAGCTCTGGCTGCCCGAGCCCCTGTGCCGCTGGGGCGTGGTGCTCGGTTTGGGGGTGAGTGCCATGGCGGGCTTCAGCCAAGGCGATGCAACCGGCCGCCAGCTGTTGCTATGGCATCTGCTGGCGGCTAGCGCCGGCCTGCTGGGCTTCGAAGCCACCAGTGCTCTGGCCCAGAAGCTGCTGGGCAAACCAGCCCTGGGCCTGGGCGACGCCAAGCTGGCGGCGCTGCTTGGCGCTTGGCTCGGCCTCACCGGCGTGGGGCTCAGCGTGATCCTCTCGGTGTTTGCGGGGGCCCTGTTTGGAGTGCTTGGCCTGCTCAGCGGCCGGCTCAAGCGCGGGCAGCCCTTCCCCTTTGGCCCGTTTCTGGGCGGTGCCGGCCTGGCGGTGTGGTGCGCCGGCAATGGCTTCTGGCTGCAACGCTTCAGCGAATGGCTGGGCTGGGGCGCCCTTTAA
- the accD gene encoding acetyl-CoA carboxylase, carboxyltransferase subunit beta, with protein sequence MSLFDWFADRRKTAPAVRVAQEVNEDDGLWSKCPECGLVVYRKDLAANASVCAGCGYHHRIFSDERISLISDEGSFEALDSDLCPTDPLAFKDRRSYADRIRDTQRATGLKDGVITGLCRVDGLPLALGVMDFRFMGGSMGSVVGEKLARLIEEATARRYPVLIVCASGGARMQEGMLSLMQMAKISGALERHRQAELLYMPLLTHPTTGGVTASFAMLGDLILAEPKALIGFAGRRVIEQTLREKLPDDFQTAEYLRDHGFVDHIVPRTKLRSTLVSLLKMHGVNKAMAA encoded by the coding sequence ATGTCGCTGTTCGACTGGTTCGCCGATCGCCGCAAAACCGCCCCAGCGGTGCGCGTCGCCCAGGAGGTCAACGAAGACGATGGCCTCTGGAGCAAATGCCCCGAGTGCGGCCTGGTGGTGTACCGCAAGGATCTGGCTGCCAATGCCAGCGTGTGCGCCGGCTGCGGCTACCACCACCGCATCTTCAGCGACGAGCGCATCAGCCTGATTTCCGATGAAGGCAGCTTCGAAGCCCTCGACAGCGACCTCTGCCCCACTGATCCGCTGGCCTTCAAAGATCGCCGCAGTTATGCCGACCGTATCCGCGACACCCAGCGCGCCACCGGCCTTAAAGACGGTGTGATCACCGGGCTCTGCCGGGTAGACGGCCTGCCCCTGGCCCTGGGGGTGATGGATTTCCGCTTCATGGGCGGCTCGATGGGATCGGTGGTGGGCGAAAAGTTGGCCCGCTTAATCGAAGAGGCCACCGCACGCCGTTATCCCGTGCTGATCGTGTGTGCGTCCGGCGGCGCGCGCATGCAGGAGGGGATGCTCTCGCTGATGCAGATGGCCAAAATCTCCGGCGCCTTGGAGCGGCACCGCCAGGCTGAGCTGCTGTACATGCCGCTGCTCACCCACCCCACCACCGGCGGAGTGACGGCCAGCTTCGCCATGCTCGGCGACCTGATCCTGGCCGAACCCAAAGCCCTGATCGGCTTTGCCGGCCGCCGGGTGATCGAGCAGACCCTGCGCGAAAAGCTCCCCGACGACTTCCAAACAGCCGAATACCTGCGCGATCACGGCTTCGTGGATCACATCGTGCCCCGCACCAAATTGCGCAGCACCCTGGTGAGCCTGCTCAAGATGCATGGCGTGAACAAAGCCATGGCGGCATGA
- a CDS encoding phosphoribulokinase, translated as MSKRHPVVSVTGSSGAGTSTVKRAFEHIFKREGITPAVVEGDSYHRYERGPMKEAMAAALAKGENFSHFGPEANLFDKLAELFKTYGETGSGQKRYYLHSVEEAAEHNARLGTNLEPGQFTPWENIPAGTDLLFYEGLHGGVKGDGYDVAGLADLLVGVVPIVNLEWIQKIARDNKERGYSAEATVDTILRRMPDYINHICPQFSQTDINFQRVPTVDTSNPFMIRDIPTPDESFVIIHFRKGAREKWGIDFTYLLDMIHDSFMSSPTSIVVNGGKMGFAMELILTPIIHRMIEEKKRLA; from the coding sequence ATGTCGAAGCGTCACCCGGTCGTGTCGGTCACCGGTTCCTCCGGCGCGGGAACCAGCACCGTGAAGCGCGCCTTCGAGCACATCTTCAAGCGCGAAGGCATCACCCCGGCCGTGGTGGAGGGCGACAGCTACCACCGTTACGAGCGTGGCCCCATGAAGGAGGCCATGGCCGCAGCCCTGGCCAAGGGCGAGAACTTCAGCCACTTCGGCCCTGAAGCCAACCTGTTCGACAAGCTGGCCGAGCTGTTCAAGACCTACGGGGAGACCGGCAGCGGCCAGAAGCGTTACTACCTGCACTCCGTGGAGGAGGCCGCCGAGCACAACGCCCGCCTCGGCACCAACCTCGAGCCCGGCCAGTTCACCCCCTGGGAAAACATCCCTGCCGGCACCGACCTGCTCTTCTACGAAGGCCTGCACGGCGGTGTGAAGGGTGACGGCTACGACGTGGCTGGCCTGGCCGACCTGCTGGTGGGCGTGGTGCCGATCGTGAACCTGGAATGGATCCAGAAGATCGCCCGCGACAACAAGGAGCGCGGCTACTCGGCTGAGGCCACCGTGGACACGATCCTGCGCCGCATGCCGGATTACATCAACCACATCTGCCCGCAGTTCAGCCAGACCGACATCAACTTCCAGCGTGTCCCCACCGTTGACACCTCGAACCCCTTCATGATCCGCGACATCCCCACCCCGGATGAATCGTTCGTGATCATTCACTTCCGCAAGGGTGCCCGTGAGAAGTGGGGGATCGATTTCACCTACCTGCTCGACATGATCCACGATTCGTTCATGTCCAGCCCCACCTCGATCGTGGTGAACGGCGGCAAGATGGGCTTCGCCATGGAGCTGATCCTCACTCCGATCATTCACCGCATGATCGAAGAGAAGAAGCGACTGGCCTGA